The following are encoded together in the Lathyrus oleraceus cultivar Zhongwan6 chromosome 3, CAAS_Psat_ZW6_1.0, whole genome shotgun sequence genome:
- the LOC127130414 gene encoding uncharacterized protein LOC127130414, whose product MQNFKVSNNDFSFKSTSHGYKLVFCGSTYVKKTELPEIPIDYFNILGLASIADGKFQPNVLVDVVGGVTEILQTQINSDNNKSKFVFMITDMSKIVVQCTLWVGVEGGFPLNVSNAWSGTKVIINDISNVEIKKLKDSLNAEMPKLSSSSLQVETTQTSQYSDFDKFIWKTEVISLAEIAMLKQETTCVTIVKLEKFEVGNSGWYYDGCAECTKSVAVKDGKLKCYANHISSEPVPKYSFIVVL is encoded by the exons ATGCAGAACTTTAAAGTCTCAAACAACGATTTCTCCTTTAAATCTACTTCTCATGGATACAAGTTGGTATTTTGTGGTTCAACTTATGTTAAGAAAACGGAGCTCCCGGAGATTCCTATAGATTATTTCAACATTCTTGGTTTGGCGTCCATTGCTGATGGAAAATTCCAGCCTAATGTATTGGTTG ACGTAGTTGGAGGAGTTACTGAAATTCTGCAGACTCAGATAAACTCAGATAACAACAAAAGCAAGTTTGTGTTTATGATCACTGACATGAG CAAAATTGTCGTGCAGTGTACACTATGGG TTGGTGTTGAAGGAGGTTTTCCTTTAAATGTATCCAATGCTTGGAGTGGCACAAAGGTGATCATTAATGATATTAGTAATGTTGAAATTAAGAAGCTGAAGGATAG CCTAAATGCTGAAATGCCAAAGCTTTCTTCATCAAGTTTGCAAGTTGAAACAACTCAAACCTCACAGTATTCCGATTTTGATAAATTTATATGGAAGACCGAAGTCATTAGTTTGGCTGAGATCGCGATGCTTAAACAA GAAACAACATGTGTCACCATAGTGAAGTTGGAGAAGTTTGAAGTTGGTAATTCCGGTTGGTATTACGATGGTTGTGCCGAATGTACCAAGAGTGTCGCTGTAAAAGATGGCAAACTTAAGTGCTATGCAAATCACATAAGTTCTGAACCCGTGCCAAAGTATTCATTCATCGTTGTGTTATGA